A genome region from Microplitis mediator isolate UGA2020A chromosome 4, iyMicMedi2.1, whole genome shotgun sequence includes the following:
- the LOC130666232 gene encoding ceramide transfer protein, protein MADVNASVVNEGEMMEIADVDDAGNEIDEEESDGVIVPELQGTLSKWTNYIHGWQTRFIVLKNGTLSYYKSEQDSGFGCRGSISLYKADIKAHEFDECRFDVSVNESLVWYLRANCPEEKQRWVDVLKSYKAESGYSSENSLKRHGSTVSLVSNTQSTASGGSLNKRVLRNLKEKLAELETFKDILSKQIDTLQKYFDNCAENASAPSSSSVSSSIGTRVDDFNDIIGKNDIAFDPALQSVDFKGEAITFKATSEGILSTLQHCVELMGQREDVWRRRWEKENERRKKIQELYKALKDQINIHRGDPTRPRVMIHGGPDYEEGPHSALCDEEFYDAVETGLDKIDEDNQLRDRLKRKSVSISVNPTVTPAVNHKLWPEIEKVTMEQLHYARLGVGGAGGWQLFAEDGDMRMYRREEEADGLVVDPLKACHVVKGVTAREVCQIFFSPEYRSGWETTLEDMTVVETISNDTLVFLQTHKRIWPASQRDALFWSHIRSVADTEDPDASDLWIVCNHSTEHPQYPPNASKCVRVYLTVCIVCQTFVDPPKDPKNISRNDITCKITYCSVVNPGGWAPASVLRAVYKREYPKFLKRFTSFCIEQCKDKPILF, encoded by the exons ATGGCTGATGTAAATGCTTCTGTTGTTAACGAGGGAGAGATGATGGAGATTGCTGATGTTGATGATGCTGGTAATGAGATCGATGAGGAAGAATCGGATGGTGTTATTGTACCAGAATTGCAAGGCACGCTGTCTAAATGGACTAATTACATTCACGGATGGCAAACACGATTTATTGTATTGAAAAACGGGACATTGTCTTACTACAAATCCGAACAAGACAGTGGGTTCGGCTGTAGAGGTTCCATCAGTCTCTACAAGGCCGATATCAAG GCTCATGAATTCGACGAGTGTCGCTTTGACGTATCAGTTAATGAAAGTTTAGTTTGGTATCTCCGAGCAAATTGTCCTGAAGAAAAACAACGATGGGTAGACGTTTTGAAATCGTACAAA gcCGAGTCTGGTTATAGCAGTGAAAATAGTTTGAAACGTCATGGCAGTACGGTATCACTGGTATCAAATACACAATCAACCGCAAGTGGTGGCAGTTTAAACAAACGTGTGTTAAgaaatttgaaagaaaaacTTGCAGAGCTAGAGACATTCAAGGATATATTGAGTAAACAAATAGAtacattacaaaaatattttgacaatTGCGCTGAAAATGCATCAGCACCGTCTTCATCGTCAGTATCATCATCAATTGGAACGAGAGTTGATGATTTCAATGatattattggaaaaaatgaTATCGCATTCGATCCAGCATTACAGTCGGTCGATTTTAAAGGCGAAGCGATCACATTCAAAGCTACCAGTGAAGGTATACTGAGTACGTTGCAACACTGTGTCGAATTGATGGGACAACGCGAAGACGTCTGGCGTCGTCGATGGGAAAAAGAAAACGagcgtagaaaaaaaattcaagaactTTATAAAGCTTTGAAGGATCAGATTAATATTCATCGCGGGGATCCCACTAGGCCTAGAGTTATGATCCACGGAGGCCCTGATTATGAA gaaGGCCCACACAGTGCGTTGTGCGATGAAGAATTTTATGATGCAGTGGAGACTGGATTAGATAAAATAGATGAAGACAATCAATTGAGGGATCGTTTGAAACGGAAATCCGTATCGATTTCGGTTAATCCGACTGTCACTCCCGCAGTTAATCATAAACTATGGCCAGAG atcgaGAAAGTGACAATGGAACAGCTGCACTACGCACGGTTGGGAGTTGGTGGCGCAGGTGGCTGGCAATTGTTCGCTGAAGACGGCGACATGCGAATGTACAGGCGAGAAGAAGAAGCTGATGGACTGGTCGTTGATCCTTTGAAAGCGTGTCATGTTGTCAAAGGTGTGACAGCACGCGAAGTCTGTCAGATATTTTTCAGTCCCGAGTATAGAAGTGGATGGGAGACGACCCTCGAGGACATGACTGTCGTCGAAACAATTTCCAATGATACTTTGGTATTTCTACAGACGCACAAACGCATTTGGCCAGCAAGTCAACGGGATGCTTTGTTTTGGTCTCACATTCGTAGTGTCGCGGATACTGAAGATCCAGATGCTTCTGATCTGTGGATTGTTTGTAATCACAGTACTGAACATCCTCAGTATCca CCAAATGCCAGTAAATGTGTACGAGTTTATTTGACTGTTTGTATTGTATGTCAAACATTTGTTGATCCACCAAAAGATCCAAAAAATATAAGCCGTAATGATATTACATGTAAAATAACTTACTGTTCTGTGG taaatcccGGTGGTTGGGCACCAGCTTCTGTACTTCGCGCAGTCTACAAACGTGAGTATCCCAAGTTTTTAAAACGCTTTACAAGCTTTTGCATCGAACAATGTAAAGACAAACctatattgttttaa
- the LOC130666239 gene encoding PAX3- and PAX7-binding protein 1, which produces MSLFNKPKRNIRRRSFNEEYEDNENRMESDDVQPSVKSKPKKKEKPKQTLLSFGEELEEADDGEVFKVKKSSRSKKLMKQLDHERRKKKGEEKIQVDSEQANMSIKRDNDLEIKTDDLVVKIKNTAPLILNGRAALVAGKDDYTSDEEDDSAAHKFRKNFTKTDPMKLFLESGCIPDAAMIHAARKKRQKARELGTDFIPVEEVQTEEKGKSRLIREEDHDRSDDDESHERMDMTVNVEARDKEKRREAFLASQVPIKMSDDESEHGNEEEEWEAQQIRKGVTGAQIAAAHQDSIMQQQYSLGLNNQYVTGTGVPLEMAMMPAPPPPPCIQPPDPTKFVPVPPEEILGRMRSSGSSFIQVHRKRQQDQVQLIEELQQTRKELDEGEVRAPQQAQRFKYYQELRGYVTDLVECLDEKLPMVIGLEQRWLNLYSERSTELMERRRQDTRDQTEEITSASRGQVMRRGPEDDARIRRATEREGRRARRRRARELMQNVPKHNDGMSSDDEVTEQQNLAFKQAKEEIDEESRDIFSDVMDDFCTVRGILSKLESWRETDMEAYTEAYVSLCIPKMISPIVRLQLITWNPLMESTDLERTKWYNSLLLYALDQKETEESLRRDPDVRLIPLAIEKIVIPKLTSIVEKIWDPMSTSQTLRLVGTVRRLIIDYPNLNEKSKQLQLLFTAILEKIKAAIDNDVFMPIFPKILDPKHPFFQRQFTMAVKLLRNILSWQGLLGDNQLKLLAITSLLNRYLLAGLRFSPAVDALNKANMIMTTLPRAWLHGGTIEDLNMFATLINQLSDKLDQANPAHHEAWEYSQSILRLIKPL; this is translated from the exons ATGTcgttatttaataaaccaaAAAGAAACATACGCCGGCGTTCTTTCAATGAGGAATATGAAGACAACGAAAATAGAATGGAGTCTGATGATGTCCAGCCATCAGTTAAATCTAAGCCGAAGAAGAAGGAAAAACCCAAACAAACGCTCCTCAGTTTTGGAGAGGAGCTAGAGGAAg cCGATGATGGGGAGGTTTTTAAAGTCAAGAAGTCATCAAGGAGCAAAAAACTGATGAAACAGCTCGATCACGAAAGGAGAAAAAAGAAAGGTGAAGAGAAAATTCAAGTGGACTCTGAGCAAGCGAACATGTCTATTAAGCGCGACAATGATTTAGAAATAAAGACAGATGATCTAGTA gttaaaattaaaaatactgcaCCGCTTATTTTAAACGGAAGAGCTGCGTTGGTCGCTGGAAAAGATGATTATACTTCTGACGAAGAGGATGATTCAGCGGCACACAAGTTCaggaaaaattttaccaaaacAGATcctatgaaattatttttagaaa gtGGATGCATTCCTGATGCTGCGATGATTCATGCTGCTAGAAAAAAACGTCAGAAAGCCAGAGAGCTGGGAACAGATTTCATACCTGTCGAAGAAGTACAGAC TGAAGAAAAAGGAAAATCGAGATTGATAAGAGAAGAGGATCATGATCGTAGTGACGACGATGAGTCCCATGAGCGGATGGACATGACCGTAAATGTAGAAGCGCGTGATAAAGAGAAACGAAGAGAGGCATTTTTAGCCTCACAAGTTCCAATAAAAA TGTCTGATGATGAAAGTGAGCACGGTAATGAGGAAGAAGAGTGGGAGGCTCAACAAATACGTAAAGGAGTCACTGGCGCTcaa atcgCTGCTGCTCACCAGGATTCGATTATGCAACAACAGTATTCTCTGGGTTTAAACAATCAATACGTAACTGGAACCGGAGTGCCTTTGGAAATGGCCATGATGCCCGCACCTCCACCACCGCCGTGTATTCAACCACCAGATCCTACTAAATTCGTCCCCGTGCCACCCGAAGAAATCCTTGGGAGAATGCGCTCAAg CGGGTCGAGTTTTATTCAAGTGCATCGCAAACGTCAGCAGGACCAAGTCCAGCTGATAGAAGAGTTACAGCAGACGCGGAAGGAACTGGATGAGGGTGAAGTTCGCGCGCCTCAACAGGCTCAGCGCTTCAAATATTACCAAGAGTTGCGTGGGTATGTCACTGACTTGGTAGAGTGTCTTGATGAGAAG cTGCCAATGGTGATCGGACTGGAGCAGCGGTGGCTAAATTTGTACAGCGAACGTTCTACTGAACTTATGGAACGACGTCGTCAGGACACACGCGATCAAACTGAAGAAATCACTTCCGCTTCGA GAGGACAAGTTATGAGAAGAGGCCCAGAAGATGACGCGCGTATTCGACGGGCAACCGAACGTGAAGGCCGACGAGCACGACGACGCAGAGCTCGCGAACTCATGCAAAATGTCCCGAAACATAATGACGGGATGTCGAGTGACGATGAAGTTACTGAGCAACAAAATCTTGCTTTTAAACAAGCGAAag agGAAATTGACGAAGAAAGCAGAGATATTTTTTCTGACGTTATGGATGACTTTTGTACCGTCCGAGGCATTTTATCTAAATTAGAATCCTGGAGAGAAACAGACATGGAGGCTTATACAGAGGCTTATGTTTCATTATGTATTCCGAAAATGATTTCACCAATTGTGCGATTACAACTTATTACATGGAATCCGTTAatg gAAAGTACTGATTTAGAACGTACCAAGTGGTATAATTCATTACTACTCTACGCGTTGGATCAAAAAGAAACAGAAGAATCTCTCAGGCGTGATCCAGATGTCAGATTAATACCACTAGCtatcgaaaaaatagttattccAAAATTAACTT CTATTGTGGAGAAAATATGGGACCCAATGTCCACATCACAAACTTTACGACTCGTTGGTACCGTCCGTCGTCTTATCATAGACTATCCTAATCTTAACGAGAAAAGTAAACAGTTACAGCTGCTTTTCACTGCTatcttagaaaaaataaaagctgcCATTGACAATGACGTATTTATGCCTATTTTTCCAaa AATTTTGGATCCTAAACATCCGTTCTTTCAAAGACAATTTACAATGGCCGTTAAATTACTgagaaatatattaagttggCAAGGATTACTTGGCGACaatcaattgaaattattagcAATAACTTCATTACTCAACCGCTATCTTTTAGCAGGATTAAGATTTTCTCCAGCAGTAGACGCTTTAAATAAAGCGAAcatg atTATGACTACTCTACCCCGGGCATGGCTTCATGGGGGTACCATTGAAGATTTAAATATGTTTGCAACACTTATTAATCAACTAAGTGATAAACTAGATCAAGCCAACCCAGCCCACCA tgaggCCTGGGAATACTCTCAATCAATTTTGCGATTAATAAAACCATTGTAA
- the LOC130666240 gene encoding uncharacterized protein LOC130666240, protein MSPDVIWNKSFKMYRKIILFIIIITISATSGDNIFKTGKKYEYSYFAESNSGVLSPSKAASSWGMQGKFVVKTSNSIAEMQLTDLKSFIWNGEYVEEPNLVEVKDQAADLLKPFQIIYSNGTVTNFSVEIEPIWAINIQRSIASIFQFDLNILQKEVAFHSQEDSHYGRCNIENIVTIESDNELWIRKYFDPRTCTGHPHWTWTNVPRMQCPTGDESPIIKSSERLYKVKLDGNDTEITFINATGGIYVQPFKNMYESQFLFTRQIFKLIDVTDFNGDLSNGKLRQVSLQHELPDNDLSQERFTHEKEHIFKSISILLDRLSQRLENPGLDTEINNLHNTTISILLYYFSKFDRIDLQTAYNNISGTSYKEETIRNMFLELVPQIGTRDSALFVMDLIQQKKVSDITAMQLLTQLPFHIRKPDVEFLDKMKTLIDLPEKLSTEVRNTGILTFGTLIYKTCLVYCPDEVLDDYVRLYMDKFTESDSYDRKMIWLEGLANIQLGKVVEFLEPIATGNNEESRHLRVLAAWASLPTAPYRPDIIYRAYWPILANRTEYLEMRIAALQLLIESNPTSNRIISLYWYMQGESDLHLVNYFYTTLKSMERTNFPCYKHIGSVATQFSRILKKPESDEHIITGNYIFDYQDMKRNFGAMVQNIIIASPLSNIPEIAYITLNSHGSGTHFNQISLQIKATGLTHSLSHYLESFVRIKDILKEFKLDDRSFESPHIEIIARVQQKAVLCLHFNKTNIDSALSYLRSLPENTFQIYQNMEFHINQQRINIPLTMESIQVTDLGTNVRLAATANSLFSMRGNFTYLFNGRNNHVILRTVIHGTEVVETYNPLIDVWHSAERSQSIHGYLPTNVTVGLQEKLFLSYNTPTEYLQTGITAHARTVTSVRGVKAAQKLKAICQHCSSLYTVKRYQHEELQNAVVFNSVVPELGGQLEVKVFDCDREIAQDELFNDIWSSHRSNYQTWSGAKLLLLGIHFLDYFSYVPPRGSCGVAIYIEPSNIQPSEVKFEFAKSGKNFVLSLTRSELGSLKVLQQWNLAALYESKTWVSDSLKIKASRTVPGEKVMKICVEIERIMPWTWDYFSLKPSDQASINLNIIWGLSETAKGKCSGSSLLLNMVGEVSKDQIEESKKDKWPYNQCRKQSSGKSVVPYTEACYQASRELSTLRKYQVFVKSENLPEKMENFIWRLRALYDVIGGNSSYLSDAEKFVIGATFPKDSTRAEMRVNRSKLPIKYDPDIVDMILTRTRLHRYIDNAFLRAFFSFCVLTPDMVQSAHNVTRKLQKGREFLVLGQCYDENPGFALTATSSDEGVTLNINDDSNNIKIVPDNGGTVYNFTDQIQLTRDFEWNLVNDKRFRLDKNSIHILLSNNIPFIHFTKDQILIFFPNYIQEFTCGVCTARRFDKFGLYDKI, encoded by the exons ATGTCCCCAg atgtGATATGgaataaatcatttaaaatgtaccggaaaataatattatttattataatcataACAATATCAGCAACATCCGgtgataatatatttaaaaccgGGAAGAAATACGAGTATTCATATTTTGCAGAATCTAATTCTGGTGTATTATCGCCGTCTAAAGCTGCATCATCATGGGGTATGCAGGGTAAATTTGTTGTTAAAACATCAAATAGTATTGCGGAAATGcag ctgactgatttaaaaagttttatatggAATGGAGAATATGTTGAGGAACCAAATCTTGTTGAGGTCAAAGATCAAGCTGCGGATCTTTTAAAGCCCTTTCAGATAATCTATTCCAACGGAACAGTTACAAATTTTAGTGTTGAAATCGAGCCTATTTGGGCGATAAATATTCAACGAAGTATTGCTagtatttttcaatttgatttaaatattttacagaaGGAAGTTGCGTTTCATTCACAAGaa gacTCACATTATGGGAGATGTaacattgaaaatattgtGACTATTGAATCAGATAATGAATTATggataagaaaatattttgatccCCGTACTTGTACCGGTCATCCGCATTGGACATGGACTAATGTACCCCGTATGCAATGTCCGACTGGAGAtgaa AGTCCAATTATAAAATCAAGCGAACGATTATACAAAGTAAAATTGGATGGTAATGACACTGAAATAACATTCATAAACGCGACGGGCGGAATTTACGTTCAGccgtttaaaaatatgtacgagtcacaatttttatttacaagacaaatttttaaactgattgACGTTACGGATTTTAATGGCGATTTATCAAATGGTAAATTACGTCAAGTCAGTTTACAACATGAACTTCCTGATAATGATTTATCACAGGAAAGATTTACCCATGAGAAAGaacacatttttaaatca ATCTCCATATTACTAGATCGCCTGAGTCAACGCTTAGAGAATCCAGGCTTGGatactgaaataaataatttgcacAACACAACAATATCAATACTACTTTACTATTTCAGCAAATTCGATCGAATTGATTTACAGACAGCGTATAATAACATTTCCGGTACAAGTTACAAAGAAGAAACAATTAGAAACATGTTTCTTGAACTGGTACCGCAAATAGGTACCAGGGACTCGGCATTATTTGTAATGGACTTAATTCAGCAGAAAAAAGTGTCCGACATCACAGCAATGCAGCTTTTGACCCAACTTCCATTTCATATTCGCAAACCGGATGTTGAGTTTTTAGATAAAATGAAGACTTTGATTGATTTGCCGGAGAAATTGTCCACGGAAGTGCGGAACACGGGGATACTGACATTTGGGACGTTGATTTATAAAACCTGTTTGGTTTACTGTCCTGACGAAGTACTTGATGACTACGTGAGACTTTACATGGACAAATTTACGGAGAGCGATAGCTATGATAGGAAAATGATTTGGCTTGAGGGACTCGCTAATATACAGCTGGGTAAAGTCGTTGAATTTTTGGAGCCAATCGCTACTGGGAATAATGAGGAGTCACGTCATCTGCGGGTGTTAGCAGCTTGGGCATCGTTGCCTACTGCGCCTTATAGGCCCGACATT ATTTATCGAGCTTACTGGCCAATACTCGCCAATCGTACGGAATATCTAGAAATGCGCATCGCAGCATtgcaattattaattgaatcaaACCCGACATCGAATCGCATAATTTCACTTTATTGGTACATGCAAGGCGAATCTGATTTacatttagttaattatttttacacgaCATTGAAATCTATGGAGAGAACAAATTTCCCATGTTACAAACacat tGGATCTGTAGCGACACAATTTTCCCGCATACTCAAGAAACCAGAAAGTGATGAGCATATTATTACTggaaattatatatttgattATCAAGATATGAAACGTAACTTTGGGGCAATggtacaaaatattattattgcaagCCCGCTGTCTAATATACCAGAGATTGCCTACATTACGTTAAATAGCCATGGAAGTGGTACACATTTCAATCAAATTTCc ttacaAATAAAAGCCACAGGATTAACTCACTCGTTGTCACATTACTTGGAAAGTTTTGTGCGTATAAAAGATATTctcaaagaatttaaattagatGACAGATCATTTGAATCTCCTCACATTGAAATAATAGCGCGCGTCCAACAAAAAGCTGTCTTAtgtttacattttaataaaactaatattGACAGCGCTCTTTCAT atttaagATCATTACCAGAGAATACGTTtcaaatatatcaaaatatgGAGTTTCATATAAATCAACAACGCATTAATATACCGCTGACGATGGAATCTATTCAAGTAACTGATTTAGGGACAAATGTAAGACTTGCCGCCACAGCTAATTCGTTATTTTCCATGAGAGGGaactttacttatttattcaatGGGCGCAATAATCACGTGATATTACG CACAGTTATTCACGGTACCGAAGTAGTTGAAACTTACAATCCCTTGATCGATGTTTGGCATTCTGCTGAACGTTCCCAATCAATTCATGGCTACTTACCAACAAATGTCACCGTTGGACTtcaggaaaaattatttttatcctaCAATACACCTACTG aatatttacaaacTGGCATAACTGCTCATGCACGAACAGTCACATCAGTCAGAGGAGTAAAAGCAGCACAAAAATTGAAAGCCATTTGTCAGCATTGCTCGAGTCTGTATACAGTCAAAAGATATCAACATGAAGAATTAcaa aatgcggttgtttttaattcagttGTACCTGAACTGGGTGGACAACTAGAAGTTAAAGTATTTGATTGCGACCGAGAGATAGCACAAGacgaattatttaatgatatttgGTCATCACACCGGAGTAATTACCA aACTTGGTCGGGAGCAAAATTGCTACTTCTGGGCATCCATTTCTTGGATTACTTTAGTTATGTACCGCCGAGAGGAAGTTGCGGGGTTGCTATTTATATTGAGCCGTCAAATATTCAGCCTTCtgaa GTGAAGTTCGAGTTTGCCAAAAGTGGTAAGAATTTTGTGTTATCATTGACAAGAAGCGAGTTGGGCAGTTTAAAAGTTTTGCAACAGTGGAATTTAGCAGCGCTCTATGAATCAAAGACCTGGGTGTCTgattcattgaaaataaaagccAGTAGAACTGTACCTGGGGAAAAAGTCatgaag ATTTGTGTGGAAATAGAACGAATCATGCCGTGGACGTGGGACTATTTCAGTTTGAAACCCAGTGACCAAGCGTcaataaacttgaatataaTATGGGGATTATCTGAAACCGCAAAGGGAAAGTGTTCTGGTTCGTCACTGCTATTAAATATGGTCGGCGAAGTCAGTAAAGATCAAATAGAAGAGAGCAAAAAGGACAAATGGCCTTACAATCAGTGCCGCAAACAATCAAGCGGAAAATCTGTCGTTCCCTACACCGAAGCCTGTTATCAAGCTTCCAGAGAGTTATCGACGCTGAGAAAATACCAAGTGTTTGTTAAATCTGAAAAC CTACCAGAAAAAATGGAGAACTTCATCTGGAGACTGAGAGCTCTCTATGATGTTATCGGTGGCAACAGCAGTTATTTATCTGACGCAGAGAAATTTGTCATTGGCGCGACTTTTCCTAAAGACAGCACCAGAGCTGAGATGCGAGTTAATCGCAGCAAGTTACCGATAAAATATGATCCTGATATTGTTGATATGATTTTGACACGAACCAGATTGCACAGATACATTGACAATGCTTTTCTTCGCGCATTCTtca GTTTTTGTGTCCTGACACCTGACATGGTACAGTCAGCTCACAATGTAACGCGTAAACTGCAGAAAGGTCGTGAATTTTTGGTACTCGGCCAGTGTTATGACGAAAATCCAGGGTTTGCTTTAACGGCGACCAGTTCTGATGAAGGAGTTACGTTAAATATCAACGACGacagtaataatattaaaatagtaCCAGATAATGGTGGTACTGTCTATAATTTTACGGACCAAATCCAACTGACTAGAGATTTCGAGTGGAATCTTGTTAACGACAaaag atttagactggataaaaattcaattcacaTTCTCCTGAGCAACAACATTCCATTCATTCATTTCACAAaagatcaaattttaattttcttcccAAATTACATTCAAGAATTTACATGCGGAGTTTGCACCGCAAGAAGATTCGACAAATTCGGCTTGTAcgacaaaatataa
- the LOC130666242 gene encoding DNA-dependent metalloprotease SPRTN: MSNKYFQDLNLLNNQVFHGITENAVFPDHLNEIEYRPRTLIDETLEIIDPTPNVYTMFVQFNEKFFWNELVAVQVRWSTRMTTCAGTCSFHPRNRECVISLSAPLLKLRPRKDLVETLLHEMIHGYLFVTNNNRDRDGHGPEFCKHMERINREAGTKITIYHDFHDEVRLYQQHWWRCNGPCQHRKPFFGTVRRAMNRAPGPSDFWWKNHQQTCGGEFIKIREPDVQKPKNKKSNEVSKPLPKQNTLDNFIQTNLPKNKISGDGEIVLLGSKTKTVNSKTVSGDSNSTSEGIKKLGNKTNNVFGFGTGGPGSKSSNPTPSNTKPFTSPKPPANRVNFSGTLGGSNSGTSNLLTRFMSPGPKSKPASTDKSNEAAGKNAPQCPICNKSIPDDNINHHIDLCLAANDTDSNPPRKRLKVESKDHECPFCHEKFEADLIDLHVDVCLNLDSTADNTATPQALNSSSDNSHSRDSPARPETNRINCPKCNRLFRSESINDHLDVCLNEAGDLAQPPDNSYVNLTNDDITDLTASPVKSKTETIECVACGRYINIKQYSDHSDECLKKAKNKLEKDLGPVIVIDDSDSKPGCSKTSGSSKSHTRNTYKCLVCDSMISREIPLNEHLETCALITFGDTTLDSPTEVEAPASMEQRYLCPICNLMIIGKDMAEHVDWCITRND, from the exons atgtcaaataaatattttcaagacCTAAATTTATTGAACAATCAAGTCTTCCATGGCATAACAGAAAATGCCGTTTTTCCCGATCac ttAAATGAAATCGAATATCGGCCGAGAACTCTGATAGACGAAACGTTGGAGATAATCGATCCTACACCAAATGTCTACACGATGTTCGTGCAATTCaacgagaaatttttttggaatgaGTTGGTTGCTGTCCAAGTTCGATGGAGCACTCGAATGACaac atgtGCTGGCACGTGTTCATTTCACCCACGCAATCGTGAGTGTGTTATTTCTCTGAGTGCGCCCTTACTTAAATTGCGACCTAGGAAAGATTTAGTTGAAACATTActg CACGAGATGATTCAtggttatttatttgttaccaACAATAACCGCGACCGAGATGGTCATGGTCCTGAATTTTGCAAGCATATGGAAAGAATAAATCGCGAAGCTGGGActaaaattacg ATTTATCATGATTTTCATGATGAAGTACGTCTGTACCAACAGCACTGGTGGAGATGCAATGGGCCTTGTCAGCACCGGAAGCCCTTCTTTGGAACAGTACGTCGCGCAATGAATCGCGCGCCTGGACCTTCGGATTTCTGGTGGAAAAATCATCAGCAAACTTGTGGCGGtgagtttataaaaatacgtGAACCTGATGTTCAAAAGCCGAAGAATAAAAAGTCTAATGAAGTTTCTAAGCCGCTGCCGAAGCAAAATACGCTAGATAATTTTATCCAAACGAATTtacctaaaaataaaatatcaggaGACGGTGAAATTGTACTGCTGGGTAGTAAAACTAAAACCGTAAATAGTAAAACTGTATCAGGAGATTCTAATAGTACGTCAGAAGGTATTAAAAAACTTGGTAACAAAACAAATAACGTTTTTGGTTTCGGTACCGGTGGTCCTGGTTCTAAAAGTTCAAATCCAACACCATCAAATACTAAACCATTTACTTCACCAAAACCACCAGCCAACCGAGTCAATTTTTCTGGTACACTAGGAGGAAGTAATTCTGGTACAAGCAACTTGTTAACTCGTTTTATGTCACCTGGACCAAAGTCTAAACCAGCATCAACTGATAAATCAAATGAAGCTGCTGGTAAAAACGCACCTCAGTGTCCTATTTGCAATAAATCAATTCCCGATGACAATATAAACCATCACATTGACTTATGTTTGGCTGCCAATGACACTGATTCAAACCCGCCAAGAAAACGTCTAAAAGTTGAATCAAAAGATCACGAGTGTCCTTTTTGTCACGAAAAATTCGAAGCGGACTTGATTGATCTCCACGTGGACGTCTGTTTAAATCTAGACTCCACAGCTGACAATACTGCAACTCCACAAGCACTAAATAGCAGCAGCGATAATTCTCACTCGAGAGATTCACCAGCAAGACCCGAGACCAATCGCATCAATTGTCCGAAGTGCAATAGACTTTTTAGAAGTGAATCAATAAATGATCATCTAGACGTTTGCTTAAATGAAGCCGGAGATCTAGCTCAGCCACCTGACAATTCGTATGTCAATCTCACAAATGACGACATTACGGATCTAACTGCGTCTCCTGTTAAATCCAAGACCGAAACCATCGAATGTGTCGCATGTGGGCGTTACATAAATATCAAACAGTACAGCGATCACTCGGATGAGTGTTTGAAAAAGGCCAAGAACAAACTTGAGAAAGATCTCGGCCCCGTTATCGTCATTGATGATTCCGACTCCAAACCCGGGTGCAGCAAAACATCTGGAAGCAGCAAATCCCATACCCGCAATACTTACAAATGTCTGGTTTGCGATTCGATGATCAGCAGAGAAATTCCGCTGAATGAGCACTTGGAAACCTGTGCGCTGATCACTTTCGGTGATACGACTCTTGACAGTCCGACAGAAGTGGAGGCGCCAGCCAGCATGGAGCAAAGATATCTCTGTCCAATTTGTAACTTGATGATTATTGGTAAAGATATGGCCGAACATGTTGATTGGTGTATCACTCGTAATGATTAA
- the LOC130667228 gene encoding proteasome assembly chaperone 3-like produces the protein MSNNDCGILINGNHTDIALKVYKNRLFIIVTQFKKFGSMVTVTRESSLNQFNSDTYSTHVIFGKDTEEVHAAVRYIAEAINIDRPLLLSIALKDHDLSTLKTIVATINKLKAW, from the exons atgtctaATAATGACTgtggaattttaattaatggcaATCATACCGATATCGCCCTCAAAGTTtacaa aaaccGCTTGTTTATCATCGTaacacaatttaaaaaatttggatctATGGTAACAGTGACACGTGAATCATCTCTGAATCAATTCAATAGCGACACTTATTCTACTCA cGTAATATTTGGCAAAGATACTGAAGAAGTTCATGCAGCTGTTCGCTATATAGCTGAAGCTATTAATATTGACAGGCCATTACTGCTGTCAATTGCTCTGAAAGATCACGACTTGAGTACACTGAAGACTATAGTTGCTactattaacaaattaaaagcTTGGtaa